One Gimesia aquarii DNA segment encodes these proteins:
- a CDS encoding prolyl oligopeptidase family serine peptidase, translated as MNQNFSVLFTLFCQVLWLASLKAAELPAQNGTVTIETQEWPFKPGPRSVKVYLYYPGNKLANVTAETGLMLNLHNWGGTNTSGAGNPAVLTKELNVIAISVDYLQSGPWKPQTGAPYDFGYLQAIDALRALSFVYHELIKEKIPFNSRRIYSSGGSGGGNVTLMCNKLAPHTFTCVVDICGMPRLTDDIAFNLPGGSVLNARYSQDKSSASYLTPGAQEIRYIGNPAHLKVMKDLGHETKIVIIHGTTDNYCLFPDAKQMYENMKAANLDVEAKFVTPKDIDKVVFRSTGHSLGDRTKMMTKFGGKYMIPGRAKFRLRKSPTDFELNQDVIYPTSDGRFVVSYADGKPTIHFEPKGTHSKATSDQN; from the coding sequence ATGAACCAGAATTTTTCTGTCCTATTCACTCTCTTTTGTCAGGTACTTTGGTTAGCAAGTTTAAAGGCGGCAGAGTTACCTGCTCAGAATGGAACCGTTACAATCGAAACTCAGGAATGGCCATTCAAGCCAGGACCACGTTCGGTCAAAGTGTATCTCTATTATCCCGGTAACAAACTGGCAAATGTGACTGCAGAGACCGGTTTGATGCTCAACCTGCATAATTGGGGGGGAACCAATACTTCGGGAGCCGGGAATCCGGCCGTACTCACTAAAGAATTGAACGTAATTGCAATCTCTGTCGATTACCTGCAAAGTGGTCCCTGGAAACCACAGACCGGAGCACCGTATGATTTTGGATATTTGCAGGCCATTGATGCATTGCGGGCACTTTCTTTTGTATACCATGAATTGATCAAAGAAAAAATTCCGTTTAACTCTCGTCGAATCTATTCTTCGGGAGGCTCCGGTGGTGGGAATGTGACTTTGATGTGTAATAAACTGGCACCCCATACATTTACCTGTGTCGTTGATATTTGTGGAATGCCACGACTCACCGATGATATTGCATTCAACTTACCCGGCGGCAGTGTGTTGAATGCGCGTTACAGCCAGGATAAAAGTTCTGCCAGTTATTTGACGCCGGGAGCTCAAGAGATTCGCTACATTGGGAATCCCGCACACTTAAAAGTAATGAAAGATCTGGGGCATGAAACAAAAATTGTGATCATTCACGGAACCACTGACAATTACTGTCTCTTTCCTGATGCAAAGCAGATGTATGAAAATATGAAAGCCGCAAACCTGGATGTGGAAGCCAAATTTGTGACTCCCAAGGATATTGATAAGGTGGTTTTCAGATCGACCGGTCATTCACTCGGTGATCGAACCAAGATGATGACGAAATTTGGTGGCAAATATATGATACCGGGGCGAGCGAAATTTCGTTTGCGCAAATCTCCCACCGATTTTGAATTAAATCAGGACGTGATTTACCCGACATCAGACGGACGTTTTGTGGTCTCGTATGCAGATGGCAAACCTACCATCCATTTTGAACCAAAGGGCACACACTCAAAGGCCACTTCTGATCAAAATTAA
- a CDS encoding serine hydrolase domain-containing protein, whose product MTSLPIVKPQEINLDGERIQQAGKLLTEWTEAGSIPGAAIVVGRHGKIVEPQFFGKQGPENNAEAVRRDGMFLLASITKPIVYMSALKLVERGELVLTVPVTHYIPDFAAHHKESILVHHLFTHTSGMPDMLENNVALRQSLAPLEKFIRGAIYDTVPLFQPAGTGLSYQSMGTLIVAEIIQRITRKTIAQHVRDEIIKPLGLQSTWLGRGDFPRERLVRVETPEYQIGSKFGWNSEYWQDLGVPWGGMFSSPEDMAVLCQWMLNYGEQNDVRLLSRSMMEMATTNRLNDYPDMPEPIRRSQPWGLGWRLNHPGQSGSWGNLLDRSVFGHTGATGTMVWMDRRRDGFAVILTTAIRSKAPWRLVSLSNIIASAFK is encoded by the coding sequence ATGACTTCACTTCCCATTGTAAAACCCCAGGAGATCAACCTCGATGGAGAACGGATACAGCAAGCGGGAAAATTACTAACAGAATGGACGGAAGCAGGCAGCATTCCCGGAGCTGCCATTGTGGTCGGACGGCATGGGAAAATTGTGGAACCACAGTTCTTTGGAAAACAGGGACCGGAAAATAACGCAGAAGCCGTTCGACGAGACGGCATGTTCCTTCTTGCTTCAATTACCAAACCAATTGTTTACATGAGTGCTTTGAAACTGGTGGAACGTGGTGAATTGGTATTAACGGTCCCTGTCACGCATTACATTCCCGACTTCGCAGCGCACCATAAGGAATCGATCCTGGTACATCATCTGTTTACGCATACATCGGGTATGCCTGATATGCTGGAAAACAATGTCGCCTTACGTCAGTCACTGGCTCCCTTAGAGAAATTCATTCGTGGTGCTATCTATGACACAGTGCCTCTCTTTCAACCTGCAGGAACTGGGCTTAGTTACCAAAGTATGGGGACATTAATTGTTGCCGAAATCATACAACGCATCACTAGAAAAACGATTGCCCAACATGTGCGTGATGAAATCATCAAGCCATTGGGTCTGCAAAGCACCTGGCTCGGGCGTGGTGATTTTCCGCGCGAACGTCTTGTGCGTGTTGAAACGCCTGAATATCAAATTGGTTCGAAGTTTGGCTGGAACAGTGAGTACTGGCAGGACCTCGGCGTCCCCTGGGGAGGCATGTTTAGTTCTCCCGAAGATATGGCTGTCCTCTGTCAATGGATGCTCAACTACGGCGAACAGAATGACGTGCGTCTGCTTTCTCGATCGATGATGGAAATGGCGACAACGAATCGGCTCAATGATTACCCTGACATGCCGGAACCGATTCGCCGTTCTCAACCGTGGGGACTGGGATGGCGATTGAATCACCCTGGCCAGAGTGGTAGCTGGGGAAATCTTCTCGACCGAAGTGTTTTTGGTCATACTGGCGCCACGGGTACAATGGTCTGGATGGACCGCCGTCGTGATGGCTTTGCGGTAATATTAACAACGGCGATTCGGTCGAAAGCACCTTGGCGTCTGGTCAGCTTATCTAATATCATTGCTTCTGCTTTTAAATAG
- a CDS encoding DoxX family protein yields the protein MKTFSKYLLALFMVSAGVMHFGNPVFFLKIMPPYLPWHLELVYLSGFFEIGLGISLCFQRISKGAAWGIIALLIAVFPANIHLYLHQEIMPAPSWLHLIRLPVQGLFILWAYWHTRPTLEQMPSTNV from the coding sequence ATGAAAACATTCTCAAAATATTTGCTCGCCCTGTTTATGGTGAGTGCGGGGGTGATGCACTTTGGGAATCCAGTTTTTTTTCTGAAGATCATGCCCCCTTATTTACCCTGGCATCTTGAGTTGGTTTACCTGAGCGGATTCTTTGAAATCGGGCTGGGAATCTCTCTCTGTTTTCAACGAATCTCAAAAGGAGCTGCCTGGGGGATTATCGCATTACTGATCGCGGTTTTTCCCGCTAATATTCATCTCTATTTACATCAGGAAATCATGCCCGCTCCTTCCTGGTTACATTTGATACGGCTTCCCGTACAAGGTCTTTTCATTCTCTGGGCGTATTGGCACACTAGACCCACTCTGGAACAAATGCCATCAACAAACGTTTGA
- the coxB gene encoding cytochrome c oxidase subunit II → MNSVIPVLDPASPQAEAINDLFLQVLLISAIIFAIVAGLILIAISRGRRKQTLPEQDFGSEKTEIAWMVGPVIIVIWLVAISANLVITLNAIPKADPDGKTDLSEIDLIVTGHQWWWEVEYPKSGVISANEIYIPVGKKLRVQISSDDVIHCFWVAQLGRKIDAIPGRENYIWLEASEPGSYQGRCSEYCGAQHAWMNFKVYAVSNEEYEQWLASENKAVAQPKLLSPLASADEQLAFAGKQFFFQATCQQCHTIEGTPAKARIGPDLTHFASRKEIGAGVIENSSENLALWLKDPQALKPGCKMPNFKLNEEHLKQLVAYLETLE, encoded by the coding sequence ATGAACTCTGTGATTCCTGTTCTTGACCCCGCGTCTCCACAGGCAGAGGCAATTAACGATTTATTTCTTCAAGTGCTACTGATTAGTGCGATCATCTTTGCGATTGTGGCAGGCCTCATCTTGATCGCCATCTCACGCGGTCGCCGCAAACAGACATTGCCTGAACAGGATTTCGGTAGCGAAAAAACAGAAATTGCCTGGATGGTCGGTCCTGTCATTATTGTGATTTGGCTCGTCGCGATTAGTGCAAATCTGGTGATCACCCTCAATGCCATTCCTAAAGCTGATCCAGACGGCAAAACAGATCTGAGCGAAATCGATTTAATTGTGACCGGCCATCAATGGTGGTGGGAAGTCGAATATCCGAAATCAGGTGTGATCTCTGCGAATGAAATTTATATCCCTGTCGGTAAAAAGCTACGGGTTCAGATTTCCTCTGATGACGTGATTCATTGCTTTTGGGTGGCACAACTTGGCCGAAAGATCGATGCCATCCCAGGACGCGAAAATTATATTTGGCTAGAAGCCAGTGAGCCCGGCTCATATCAGGGACGCTGTTCCGAATATTGCGGTGCTCAGCATGCCTGGATGAACTTCAAAGTATATGCAGTATCTAATGAGGAATATGAGCAATGGCTGGCGAGTGAAAACAAAGCAGTCGCTCAACCAAAATTACTCTCTCCATTGGCCTCTGCTGATGAACAGTTAGCATTTGCTGGTAAACAGTTCTTTTTCCAGGCGACCTGTCAACAATGCCATACGATTGAGGGCACACCAGCCAAAGCCAGGATTGGTCCTGATTTGACGCATTTTGCCAGTCGCAAAGAAATTGGTGCAGGTGTGATCGAGAATTCATCGGAAAATCTGGCGCTGTGGTTAAAAGATCCACAAGCACTCAAACCAGGATGTAAAATGCCCAATTTTAAGTTAAATGAAGAGCATCTCAAACAACTCGTAGCCTACCTGGAGACACTCGAGTGA
- the ctaD gene encoding cytochrome c oxidase subunit I, whose product MTTGSIKQSELASIEPPVTSTVMLDWVSTLDHKRIGIMYILTAVFYLAVAGFEALLMRAQLAFPNNTLLSPEMFNQLFTMHGTTMVFLVGMPVLTGFANYFVPLMIGARDVAFPRLNAFGFWMLFFGALLIHYSFLTGSAPNAGWFSYVPLSTKAYSSLQGVDYWIIGLLIMGVGSVSGAINIFATIICMRAPGMSLQRVPLFVWMMLMQVILIILALPALNSALAMLLIDRWLGSAFFDPTRGGSAVLWQHYFWIFGHPEVYILILPGFGMISEVIPVFSRKPIYGYTFVAGSSVAIVLLGYGVWAHHMFAVGLGMYADIFFAIGSLLIAIPTGIKVFNWTATLWGGEIQFNTALHFAVGFLLQFVIGGLTGIMFAAVPIDWQLTDTYFVVAHFHYVLIGGLVFSLFSAAYYWFPKMTGRMLNERLGILQFWLWVLGFNMTFMVQHFLGMMGMPRRVYTYADNPGWALLNGIASIGAIFMAVGTLVFLWNIWISLRKGKIAGDNPWDAFTLEWATTSPPPPENFSSLPEIKSRRPVWDMNHPEYADWKSAQTPPDKGKRLNLPKLAAWSFIASEAVFFLLLLIAFVVFNTRNRGGMVTASVLDVERTGIFSLFLISSSVTFWLAERFLKAGKKSMFTFSLGVTILFGTIFLAGQVWEYTGLLTSNVTINTDLFTATFFTITGFHGIHVTAGVLALIVMLFMGVKGNLTPKKSHVFGAVGVYWHFVDVVWLFVFGIIYLGLLQ is encoded by the coding sequence GTGACGACAGGATCGATCAAACAATCAGAACTTGCCAGTATCGAACCTCCAGTCACTTCGACCGTCATGCTCGACTGGGTGAGTACACTCGATCATAAACGCATCGGTATTATGTATATTCTGACCGCCGTCTTTTATCTGGCTGTGGCGGGATTTGAAGCATTGTTGATGCGAGCGCAATTGGCATTCCCCAATAACACCTTACTTTCGCCGGAAATGTTCAACCAGTTATTTACCATGCATGGCACAACCATGGTCTTTCTGGTGGGAATGCCCGTATTGACCGGATTTGCCAATTACTTTGTACCATTGATGATCGGAGCCCGTGATGTTGCGTTTCCACGTTTAAATGCCTTCGGATTCTGGATGCTATTTTTTGGGGCCCTGCTGATACACTATAGTTTCTTGACAGGCTCAGCCCCCAATGCTGGCTGGTTCAGCTATGTTCCTCTTTCCACCAAAGCCTATAGTTCATTGCAGGGTGTTGACTATTGGATCATTGGCTTACTAATCATGGGAGTGGGCTCCGTTTCCGGAGCGATTAATATCTTCGCCACGATTATCTGCATGCGTGCACCAGGTATGAGTTTGCAGAGGGTTCCGCTATTCGTCTGGATGATGTTAATGCAGGTCATTTTGATCATCCTGGCATTACCGGCATTAAACTCGGCATTGGCAATGCTGTTAATTGACCGCTGGCTTGGTTCGGCATTTTTCGATCCCACACGCGGCGGGTCTGCGGTTCTCTGGCAACACTATTTCTGGATCTTTGGCCACCCAGAAGTTTATATCTTAATCCTGCCCGGTTTTGGGATGATCTCCGAAGTCATCCCTGTATTCTCCCGCAAGCCTATCTATGGTTACACTTTTGTAGCGGGTTCTTCAGTGGCAATCGTGCTACTCGGCTATGGAGTCTGGGCGCATCACATGTTTGCTGTCGGACTGGGTATGTATGCCGATATCTTTTTTGCCATCGGCTCCCTACTGATTGCCATTCCCACAGGCATCAAAGTCTTTAACTGGACGGCCACACTCTGGGGTGGAGAAATCCAATTCAATACGGCATTACACTTTGCTGTTGGCTTTCTGCTGCAGTTTGTCATCGGTGGCTTAACGGGGATTATGTTCGCAGCCGTCCCGATCGACTGGCAATTGACTGACACGTATTTTGTGGTTGCCCATTTTCATTATGTATTGATTGGTGGACTTGTCTTCTCTTTATTCTCAGCCGCTTATTACTGGTTTCCTAAGATGACCGGCCGCATGCTCAACGAACGATTGGGAATCCTGCAATTCTGGTTGTGGGTCCTCGGCTTTAATATGACATTTATGGTCCAGCATTTTCTGGGAATGATGGGCATGCCCCGACGGGTTTATACTTACGCTGACAATCCCGGCTGGGCACTCTTAAATGGAATTGCTTCAATCGGTGCTATCTTTATGGCTGTCGGCACACTGGTATTTCTTTGGAATATCTGGATCAGTTTACGCAAAGGCAAAATTGCCGGCGATAATCCATGGGACGCGTTCACACTGGAATGGGCGACGACTTCCCCACCACCACCTGAAAACTTTAGCTCGCTCCCAGAAATCAAAAGCCGTCGTCCCGTTTGGGATATGAACCACCCCGAATACGCAGATTGGAAGTCCGCACAGACGCCACCCGACAAAGGCAAGCGACTTAATTTACCTAAACTTGCGGCATGGTCATTTATTGCTTCTGAAGCCGTCTTCTTTCTGTTATTACTGATAGCTTTTGTCGTGTTTAACACACGCAATCGCGGAGGCATGGTTACCGCTTCCGTATTAGATGTGGAACGAACCGGTATTTTTAGTCTGTTCCTCATCTCTAGTAGTGTGACCTTCTGGCTCGCAGAACGATTTTTAAAAGCTGGCAAGAAATCAATGTTTACCTTCTCGCTGGGAGTGACGATCCTGTTTGGAACCATCTTCCTGGCAGGACAGGTTTGGGAATATACCGGTTTGTTAACTAGTAATGTAACAATTAATACCGATCTCTTTACAGCAACATTTTTTACGATCACCGGATTCCATGGAATTCATGTTACCGCGGGAGTCCTTGCGTTGATCGTGATGCTCTTTATGGGAGTCAAAGGGAATCTGACTCCCAAAAAATCACATGTGTTTGGCGCAGTAGGCGTTTATTGGCACTTTGTAGATGTTGTCTGGCTGTTTGTTTTTGGAATTATTTATCTGGGACTTCTGCAATGA
- a CDS encoding cytochrome c oxidase assembly protein produces MSSYFDLTSGLWKWSSPVWLLVLSLIGLYVLIQRGTLGKRSLYFIFAMFTLAMAYVSPIGVLSDGYLFSAHVIQHLLLLLIVPLFLLLSFSRSAIESLFSHPFMNRLGYVLAVPFLGWLSGLGVMWFWHVPSFCNASTENYALGVFRDATFLLAGLVFWWPIFSPLKRYHLPSPLAMIYLFSACLGCTLLGIYITFTVISICPAFANPIDRLGIMHLLYDQGMTPALDQRLGGLLMWVPPCSLYVCAIMVVLKRWYSEMEQLTPQTAGTTNSLREARS; encoded by the coding sequence ATGAGTTCGTATTTCGATTTAACAAGCGGATTATGGAAATGGAGTTCACCAGTCTGGTTACTGGTCTTGTCTCTGATAGGGCTCTACGTTTTAATTCAACGAGGCACATTAGGTAAACGCAGTCTCTATTTCATTTTCGCAATGTTCACTTTGGCGATGGCGTATGTCTCACCCATCGGAGTCTTGTCCGACGGTTACCTGTTTAGTGCCCATGTCATTCAGCATCTGTTACTGCTACTGATTGTACCGCTCTTCCTCCTGTTGAGTTTTTCCAGATCTGCCATAGAATCACTCTTTAGCCACCCCTTCATGAACCGACTGGGTTATGTGTTGGCAGTCCCTTTTCTAGGCTGGCTCAGCGGCTTAGGTGTCATGTGGTTTTGGCATGTTCCTTCGTTTTGTAATGCTTCAACAGAGAATTATGCGCTGGGAGTTTTTCGCGATGCCACATTTTTGCTCGCAGGTCTCGTATTCTGGTGGCCCATATTTTCGCCTTTGAAACGCTATCACCTGCCTTCGCCACTTGCCATGATTTACCTGTTCTCAGCCTGCCTCGGATGCACACTGTTAGGGATCTATATTACATTCACCGTCATTTCGATCTGCCCGGCATTTGCCAACCCTATTGATCGATTAGGAATTATGCATCTGCTTTATGACCAGGGAATGACCCCCGCACTTGATCAACGATTAGGCGGACTTTTAATGTGGGTCCCCCCCTGCTCACTTTATGTCTGTGCCATTATGGTCGTACTCAAAAGGTGGTATTCTGAAATGGAACAACTTACACCACAAACAGCTGGGACAACCAACTCGCTCCGGGAGGCACGCTCATGA
- a CDS encoding ubiquinol-cytochrome c reductase iron-sulfur subunit, with amino-acid sequence MNNQPPQQSDKPCCQHPRRTFLTRLSIGLSAVIGLVITMPVIGYVLAPIFKKPKEKWRAVGKLEDFKVGGFVLVQYEDPSPVAWAGVTATAGAWLRRVSETEFIAFSINCRHLGCPVRWVDDPKLFMCPCHGGVYYEDGTVAAGPPPEPLQKITVRVRNGQVEVQTIPTPLTLTTLT; translated from the coding sequence TTGAATAATCAACCACCACAGCAATCTGACAAACCGTGTTGCCAGCATCCGCGTAGAACATTTCTGACGCGGCTTTCGATCGGATTGTCAGCGGTGATCGGTCTGGTCATTACCATGCCCGTGATTGGATATGTACTCGCCCCTATTTTCAAAAAACCAAAAGAGAAATGGCGAGCCGTTGGCAAACTTGAAGATTTCAAAGTCGGTGGATTTGTGCTGGTCCAATACGAAGACCCGTCGCCTGTCGCCTGGGCGGGAGTTACTGCCACGGCAGGTGCCTGGCTTCGGCGTGTGAGTGAAACAGAGTTTATCGCTTTTTCAATTAATTGCCGCCATCTGGGATGTCCCGTCAGATGGGTGGATGACCCTAAATTGTTCATGTGCCCCTGTCATGGCGGCGTTTATTATGAAGATGGAACTGTAGCAGCAGGACCACCACCTGAACCTCTTCAAAAAATTACTGTTCGTGTCCGTAATGGCCAAGTCGAAGTACAAACAATACCAACTCCGCTGACCTTAACGACGCTCACATGA
- a CDS encoding cytochrome b N-terminal domain-containing protein, whose product MSNNSLKRTWNWIDNRIGFTDYIVPLMVHLVPDNARWWYIFGSATLCAFIVQVVTGIGLAMSYVPGGEDTYESLKYITDVAPLGSLVRGMHYYGASAMVMLAVIHMVQVFMHATYKYPREMNWMSGVVLLFVVLGMAFTGQLLRWDANGVWSVTVAAEMAGRTPYIGPTLAHFMLGGETVGGSTITRFFAMHVFIMPAIIIAGIVLHMLLIMRHGISEMPDVNEPVDPDTYKEAYEERIQKTGVPFWPVAMWRDVLFSTVIVGVIMACSIFLGPPALDPPPNPSSINANPLPDWYFLWYFAVLSLLPPQLETWVILGVPVVGFIVLFFLPLISNKGHRAPSKRPWAGGAVIFISMAFIVLTIYGYKKPWSPDFGVKELPASVVGTDKGPLAEGAKLMHIKGCLYCHDIGGYGGHRGPELTEIGKLLTRDDIIIRINNGGHNMPAFASSMSSVELNLIVDFLLTRGVTPEEDVPKNPTQ is encoded by the coding sequence ATGAGCAACAACTCTCTCAAGCGAACTTGGAACTGGATCGACAATCGAATTGGTTTTACCGATTACATTGTTCCTCTGATGGTACATCTCGTGCCAGATAATGCACGCTGGTGGTATATTTTCGGAAGTGCCACACTCTGCGCATTCATTGTACAGGTCGTGACCGGAATCGGTCTGGCCATGTCGTATGTTCCTGGCGGGGAAGACACCTATGAAAGCCTGAAATATATTACTGATGTTGCGCCGCTGGGAAGTCTTGTGCGCGGCATGCATTATTACGGCGCCTCGGCAATGGTCATGCTGGCTGTAATCCACATGGTTCAAGTATTCATGCACGCCACCTATAAATATCCACGCGAAATGAACTGGATGAGTGGCGTGGTACTGCTATTCGTAGTACTGGGAATGGCATTCACCGGTCAGCTATTACGCTGGGATGCAAATGGGGTCTGGTCAGTCACCGTTGCTGCGGAAATGGCGGGCCGAACCCCCTATATCGGACCCACACTTGCGCATTTCATGCTCGGTGGCGAAACAGTCGGCGGTTCTACGATTACGCGCTTCTTTGCGATGCATGTCTTCATCATGCCCGCCATTATTATTGCCGGCATTGTTTTGCATATGTTATTAATCATGCGGCATGGCATCTCAGAAATGCCTGACGTTAACGAACCAGTTGACCCTGACACTTATAAAGAAGCCTACGAAGAGCGAATCCAAAAAACGGGGGTCCCCTTCTGGCCGGTCGCCATGTGGCGCGACGTGCTCTTTTCGACGGTTATCGTCGGCGTCATTATGGCCTGTTCTATTTTTCTGGGACCTCCCGCGCTAGATCCTCCGCCTAACCCCAGTAGTATCAACGCGAATCCCCTGCCCGACTGGTACTTCTTATGGTATTTCGCAGTGCTCTCGCTACTCCCTCCTCAACTTGAAACTTGGGTGATTCTGGGAGTGCCCGTTGTCGGTTTCATTGTCTTATTCTTCTTGCCGCTGATCTCAAATAAAGGACACCGCGCCCCTTCGAAACGTCCCTGGGCCGGGGGCGCTGTCATTTTCATCTCGATGGCGTTCATTGTACTTACGATTTATGGATATAAAAAACCGTGGTCGCCCGATTTTGGTGTAAAAGAATTACCCGCTTCTGTCGTCGGTACCGATAAGGGACCTCTCGCAGAAGGGGCCAAGCTGATGCATATCAAAGGTTGTCTCTATTGCCATGACATTGGTGGATATGGAGGCCATCGTGGACCGGAACTGACAGAGATTGGAAAACTTCTGACTCGTGATGACATTATTATTCGCATCAATAATGGTGGTCATAATATGCCTGCGTTTGCAAGTTCCATGTCGTCTGTTGAGTTAAACCTGATTGTTGATTTTCTGTTAACACGTGGTGTCACTCCGGAAGAAGACGTCCCCAAAAACCCAACTCAGTAA
- a CDS encoding FMN-binding glutamate synthase family protein has translation MRYLVYILTIILTVLSLILGLAVDHDFFWSLLVLIPLALLGTWDLMQTRHSITRNYPIIAHLRFLFEMIRPEIHQYFVESNIDGRPFNNDERSLIYERAKNIDGLKPFGTELDIYGDEYEWLNHSMAPRPKSKELFRTTVGGPECKQPYSCSILNISAMSFGALSPNALLALNAGAKRGGFYHCTGEGGVSPYHLKNGGDLVWQIGTGYFGCRNNDGTFNPDLFREQASHDAVKMIEIKLSQGAKPGHGGVLPAAKITAEIASTRKILMGQDCVSPPGHNTFSNPIGLCEYVAQLRDLSGGKPIGFKLCIGHPGEFLSVCKAMLQTGILPDFITVDGGEGGTGAAPLEFSDNMGMPLRGGLMFVHNALVGCNLRDKIKVAASGKVSSAFTLARTLAIGADWCNAARGFMMAVGCIQAQKCHTNTCPVGVATQDPGRQKALNVEDKSTRTFNFHKNTMEAFADVIAAAGLDHPSELRPWHVYLRTGRTKMASYHEAFDFLKPGELLEDCPYPVYKKVWDLASADSFQIQHH, from the coding sequence ATGAGATATTTGGTTTATATTCTGACGATCATCTTAACAGTTTTAAGCCTGATTCTGGGCCTCGCAGTAGATCATGATTTTTTCTGGTCGCTGCTCGTGCTGATTCCCTTAGCTTTACTTGGTACCTGGGATTTGATGCAAACGCGGCATAGTATTACACGCAACTATCCGATCATTGCACATCTACGTTTTCTATTTGAAATGATTCGTCCAGAAATCCATCAATACTTCGTCGAAAGCAACATCGACGGCCGCCCCTTTAATAATGATGAGCGATCACTGATCTACGAGCGCGCGAAAAATATTGATGGATTAAAGCCGTTTGGAACAGAACTGGATATCTATGGTGATGAGTATGAATGGCTCAACCATTCCATGGCACCGCGTCCTAAATCGAAAGAGTTATTCCGTACCACAGTCGGCGGCCCTGAATGCAAACAACCCTACTCCTGTTCTATTCTCAATATTTCAGCCATGAGTTTTGGAGCACTCAGTCCGAATGCATTATTGGCTTTGAATGCAGGAGCAAAAAGGGGCGGATTCTACCACTGCACGGGTGAAGGTGGAGTGAGTCCCTATCATCTAAAGAATGGTGGCGATCTTGTCTGGCAAATTGGTACTGGATATTTTGGCTGTCGAAATAACGATGGAACATTCAACCCCGACTTGTTTCGCGAACAAGCCAGCCACGATGCGGTGAAAATGATCGAAATTAAACTCTCACAAGGTGCCAAACCAGGACATGGCGGCGTGTTGCCAGCAGCAAAGATCACAGCAGAAATCGCTTCCACAAGAAAAATTCTGATGGGACAAGATTGTGTTTCTCCTCCCGGCCACAATACGTTCAGCAACCCCATTGGATTGTGCGAATATGTCGCACAACTTCGTGACTTATCGGGAGGTAAACCAATCGGTTTCAAATTGTGTATCGGGCATCCTGGTGAATTCCTCAGTGTTTGTAAGGCGATGCTGCAAACGGGAATTTTACCTGACTTCATTACCGTTGATGGTGGTGAAGGTGGTACAGGTGCAGCTCCTTTAGAGTTCTCCGACAACATGGGAATGCCTTTACGAGGCGGTTTGATGTTTGTGCACAATGCGCTCGTTGGGTGCAATCTAAGAGACAAAATCAAAGTCGCTGCTTCTGGAAAAGTCAGCTCGGCATTTACACTGGCCCGTACTTTGGCCATCGGCGCGGATTGGTGTAATGCCGCGCGAGGCTTTATGATGGCTGTGGGCTGTATACAAGCTCAGAAATGTCATACCAACACGTGCCCCGTTGGCGTCGCCACTCAAGATCCAGGACGTCAGAAGGCATTGAATGTCGAAGATAAAAGCACACGCACCTTTAATTTTCATAAGAATACGATGGAAGCATTTGCTGATGTGATCGCGGCTGCTGGTCTCGACCATCCCAGTGAACTACGCCCCTGGCATGTCTACTTGAGAACGGGGCGCACTAAAATGGCCTCTTATCACGAAGCCTTTGATTTTCTAAAACCGGGCGAACTCCTCGAAGATTGTCCCTATCCGGTTTACAAAAAAGTTTGGGATTTAGCTTCAGCTGATTCATTTCAAATTCAACATCATTAA